The Candidatus Nitrospira nitrificans genomic interval CCCATGGCGCTCACCGACCAGGGCGGCAGCTGCCGTTGTAGCCGTCGCGCGGTGATGCGGGTTGCCACTGCATAGCCTACTCGCAGTCCCGGCAAAGCATAGAATTTGGTCATGCTGCGCAAGATAACCACATGGGGCCAGGACGCCGCATGCGGCAAGACAGACCGATCCGGACAGTAATCCGCAAAGGCTTCGTCGATCACCAACCAAAGACCTTTTTGCCGAGCCGCCGTGGCTAAACGGGCGATGTCATCGGCAGAGCAGGCTTGTCCGGTCGGGCTGTTGGGATGACAGAGCACGATTCCATCGATCAAGCGGCCGTCGCTTCGTCCGGTTTTCATCACATGACAAAGCCGGTCGATCGGGATGGCATACTGGTCCCGTCGGTCTGCGCACAGGGAAGCGGCCTGTTTCTTCGCCCGCACCATTGCCGCCGTATATTCAGAAAAAGTGGGTTGGACGACCAGCAGCCGATGAATTCCCAATGCGCGAGGAAGCGCGTCGATCAACTCCGTGGAACCATTGCCCACCACGATCTGTTCCGGATCGATCTGCCAGAACGCGGCCAACGCTTGCCGAAGATCCCAGCAATCAGGGTCAGGATAGTGGCTTAAGAGATGTTTGGACCTCGCGATGGCTCGCCACACATGCGGAGAGGGTCCCAGTGGATTGATGCTGGCGCTGAAATCACAAATTTCGGTGGAATCACGGCCCAATTCTCGTGCCGCAGCGTAGATATCACCACCATGCCCTCTTCCGTTCAGACGAGCCATCGACTCCCCAACGCCAAACACACCCCCAGCGCCGAAGCAGCCACCATGATCGTGGCTGCCAACCGAATGTCTTTGGGTGCTGCGCTCCGTCCCTCCGCGCCGAGCACAGGACGGTCTTGCGCGATTCCATCATAAAAGTTCGTGCCGCCCAACCGTACTCCCAAGATCCCGGCCATCGCCGCTTCAGGCCTGCCGCTATTGGGACTGGGATGGAGACGTCCATCTCGCGCAAGCACGCGCCATCCGTTGCGAATCCGCTCGAGTTGTCGGGTGACGAGCCCTGCGCCAAGGAGAAGCAATACGGCCGACAACCGGGCCGGAATCCAGTTTGCCAGATCATCAAGCCGAGCCGACGCCCACCCAAGATCGGCATAGCGTTCATCCCGATGACCGATCATGGAATCCAATGTATTGACGGCCTTGTATGCCAAGGCCAATGGAACCCCTCCGATCGCCAGATACAACAACGGCGCAATCACGCCGTCCGCCGCGCTTTCCGCGACCGTTTCCACCGTCGCGCGGGCCACCTCCGATTCGGAAAGCTCCGCCGTGTCCCGCCCCACGATCATCGCCACAGCGCCGCGGGCAGCGGGCAGATCGCCGGCTTGGAGCGCATCATCCACCGCGCGGACATGGTCCCACAGGTCCCGCGCCGCAAGAGTTGTCGAAGCCAATGCGATCGACAGCGCCGATCCCATCCACCACGCAACACGTTCGACCTCTTCAATCATGATCACGCCGAGACAGTAGGTCGTAATCGGCAATCCCCCGGCCAAACAGACCCCTGCCATGCGAAGGCCGGCACGACTTCGACAAACCTTTCGGACTCGATGATCGAGCCACGCAATGCACCGGCCCATCATGCGGACAGGATGCGGCAACCAGCGGGGATCGCCACATACCCCATCAAGCGCGGCGGCGAGAAGGAATTCGCCGCCGGTCATGGCAATCGAAGCAGGAGTGGAACGAGTATGAGGAAGAGAATTTCCATCGCTTCATTCACAGCACCAAGCGTATCCCCGGTGATCCCACCGAACCAGCTACGGCAAGCCCACCAGCCGACGAGCACGATCAGAGCCCCGGCGAGAAGGATCAGGCATGCGCCGACCGCCCCAAACCCTCCTGCCAGAGCCATCGTCAAGACCCCCGTGGATATGGCCGCGTGCCGCCACGAGAGATGGGTGAGGAACGGCGCCGCCAGTCCCCCTTCTGATCTGGCATAGGGTGAAATCCAAGCGAGCGTGACCATCGCCCAGCGCCCCACCGCCGGCATGCAGAGCACGGCAGGAAACCGTAACTCAGCCGGCAGCGCCATGAGTCCGGCATACCGAAGAATCAGCGAGAGAAAAAGCCCTGTGGCGCCGATCGCGCCGATACGAGGATCGCGCATGATCGAAAGCCGTTCAGCCGGCGTCCGACCTCCGGCCAACCCATCCAATGTGTCGGCCAACCCGTCTTGATGAAGCCCGCGCGTGAACAATACCAACAGCACGATCAGCAGCACATTCACGACGACCGTCGAGAACATCGTGGTCAATCCGAAATCAACCGCGCTGAGCCCCCCACCGATCAGCAAGCCGACGACCGGATACCACGCCATCGATGCAGCCAGCTCGGGCGCGGTCGGCTCGTGATGAGCCCGGCTCAAGGGGATCGTGGTCAAAAAATGCCAAGCGATAATGAAAGATCCACACAGGTGACAGGTGACACGTGAAACGCCATCGCCGAGCGGACGGTTCGCCGGATGGCCGGAGGTCGATGGAAGACCGGCCGTCACGTTCGCTGCACCAGGATCTGATTCGCCGTCTTTCACATTGTACCTCTCACGCCTTACTGGAGACTCCTGCTTCGTCGAAGGTCGCCATCTCCGTGTAGATCTTGATCGCGGCACAGACCAGATCCATTCCCAAACAGGCCCCGGTGCCCTCGCCAAGACGCAAGTCGAGATCCAACAGTGGTTTCAGTCTCAGATAGTCCAGGATGACACGATGGCCCTGCTCGGCCGAACGATGGGAGGCGATGAGATACTCGCGGCACAGCGGCTGAAGCCCGACGGCAATCAGCGCCGCCGCGCCGGCGATAAAGCCGTCCAATACGACCGGAATCCGAGCCTCCGCCGCACCAAGCATCAAACCAGCCAGTCCGCCGATTTCCAGCCCACCCACCTTGGCGAGCACAGCAAGCGGATCAGCCGGGTCAGGATGATGTAACGCAAGCGCCTGCTCGATCACCGCCACTTTGCGCGCGCGGCCCGACTCGTCGATGCCCGTTCCCCGTCCGGTAACGTCCGCCGCAGGCCGCCCCGTCATCACCGCCGTAATGGCGGCGCTGGGTGTGGTATTACCGATCCCCATCTCGCCGGTGCCGATCAATCCGATGCCCTCTCGCACAGCGTCCGCCGCCAATTCCATGCCGACGGTTACGGCTCGTTCTGCCTGATCACGTGTCATGGCCGGCTCGGAGAAAATATTGCCTGTGCCTTTCATGATTTTGCGATCGAGAAGGCCGGCCACGGTTCCAAATTCGCAGTCCACACCGATATCCACCACCCGCACGGCCACGCCGGCATGTCGCGCCAACACGTTCACCCCGGCGCCACCCCGTAGAAAGTTCAGCACCATCTGAAAGGTAACCTCTCGCGGATAGGCGCTCACTCCTTCGAGGGCCACCCCATGATCGGCCGCGAAGGTAAAGACCATGCCTCGCGGCACATTCGGTTTCAGCTCGCCGGTCATGGTGACGTAGGAGGCAGCCAATTCCTCCAAACGCCCGAGGCTGCCGAGCGGTTTGGTTAGGCGATCCAGCCATGTTTTTGCTTTCGCCCGCACATCTTGATTGAGCGGCTGAATTCCACGACACACGTCCTGTATCACCATGATGACTCCTCTGTTGGTTACTTCAAGCGAAGCGATATCCCACTGACCACCAGATGAACTTCGTCCGCTCCGGCGGCAATCTGCTGGTTCATCCGTCCGGCAAGATCGCGAAACGCGCGGGTCGCAGGCTCAGCCGGAACCAGCCCGAAGCCCAACTCGTTGCTGACGATGACCACCCTCGCCGCCGTGGCCCGCATTCTCCGCACCAGCGTCTCAGCTCTGGCGAGAACGACCGATTCGTCGAGGCCGGTTCCGACCAAATTGCTCAACCACAAGGTGACACAATCGAAGAGAATCGTCCGATATCGAGGCCCCTGCGCGGCAAACCACGCCTCCGGATCGAGCGGCTCTTCAACGGTCTCCCAATCCGCCGAACGTGTGGCCTGGTGCCGGGCGATTCGTGCGGCCATTTCATCATCCAATCCCTGCCCTGTGGCGACGAATGCGCGCGGCCCTCGTGAGCCGGCCAATTTGAGCGCCGCCTCGCTTTTTCCGGACGACGCCCCGCCAAGCACAAGAATGATGCGGCTTGTGGCTCGTCGCGTCGGCTGGCCTTTACTCGGCTTTCTCGGCGACATCGCGTTCCCATAAGAATTCCGGCTCGCCCTGCGTCTTGGCGACCCAACGGGCCAATACAAACAGAGCATCGCTGAGCCGATTGACGAACTTGATGATCGTCGAATCGACCGGCTCCGTTTTGGAGAGGGCCACACACAGCCGTTCGGCTCGGCGACAGACCGTCCTTGCCTGATGCAAAAATCCGGAAACTTTCCCCCCTCCCGGCAGGATGAATTCCTTCAGCGGCTCCAAATCTTTTTGACACCGGTCAATCATCTTTTCCACACGTGTGACATCCTTGGCGGAGACCTGCGGCATATTGTTGAATGTTTGTCCCGGTGCCGTCGCCAGGATGCTGCCCACATCGAACAACTTGTTCTGCACCCACCGCAACTCAGTTTCGAGCTGCGCCGCCGCCCTATGCTCGTCGACGGCATCGGCATTCAGCACCCGCGCGACACCGATCGACGCATTCAACTCATCGATCGTGCCGTAGGCGTCGACCCGCAGGCTGTCTTTCCAGACCTGCTGTCCGCCGGCCAGTCTAGTTTTTCCCGCGTCGCCCGTTCTTGTATAGACCTTGGTGATGCGCATCCCCATCCCCTCTCTTGACTTGGATCCGATTTCCCCATGCCTCCTGGTGAATCAACTGGTCGATTGGAATCCGGCTCCGCCATCCGGCTGCTTGCAAATCCGGCTGCTCTTCAAACTTGGATACATAGCCGATGCAAAGATAGGCGAGGACCGTCACCGATTGAGGCACGCCGATGACCCGCTTCAGCTTCTCGTGATCCAAAATGCTGACCCACCCGACGCCGATGCCTTCGGCTCTGGCGGCCAACCAGAGATTCTGAACCGCGCAACAGGTGCTGTACAAGTCCGTCGCGCGGACCGTGGAACGACCGAGCACATTCGCCCCCCCGCGCCGCCGGCTGCAGGTGATGCAGAGATTGATCGGCGCTTCTTCGATGCCTTCCAGCTTCAGCTGCCGGTACAACGCCCCCTTGGCGCCTGCATACCGGGCAGACGCCGCGGTGTTCGCCTCGACGAAGAGATCCTTCACCGCGCGCTTCGTCGCGCGATTGCGGATGACCACGAAATCCCACGGCTGCATGAATCCCACCGATCCCGCATGGTGCGCCGCCGTCAGCAGCCTCATCATCACCGCATCCGAAATCGGCGTCGCCAGAAAATTCCGGCGCACATCACGGCGCTCAAAGATCGCCCGATAGACGGCGGTGCGCTCGACCGTGGAAAACGCCTGGTGATGACCGTCACGCTCTCGATCGCGACCGATCTCCGAAAGCTTTTTATCACGAGAGGATCGTGCGGCTCTGACGATACTGGTCTTCCGGCGCATGCCCTTCTTCTTTCGACATTCGACCGACCCAGAGTCGGTCTGTAGGTATGGGTTTTCGCTCAATCAGCCAAAATTCACTACTCGCCTAGACGGACGTCGTCGATCGGTGTCTTTGCGCCGTCAACGCGCCGGCCAGGCTGAAGAACGCATGAACGACACAGCCAATACCGGTATAAAACAACGAAACGTGACGTGAACTGTGCCAGGCTCGTCTGCTCGAACCGGCCGGTTCCCACAACATGCCATAGGCCGGCAACAAGAAACCATAGGCGGGACTGACGCAGAAACTACCGACTCCTCCCCAAGTAATGGCCGCAAAGTCCAGCAGTGCCGCTTCCGCCAGGAACGCCGTATAGATCCAACGAGAGCAGAGATAAATGCCCGCCAAAAAGAACACGGCCCATGAGGCGGTGGGCACATATTCGAGCGCGCCGAAATGGCGACCTCGTGTCGCCGCCATGAGCGTGGCAAGCGTGATACCCAGTACGATCTGCACTCGAGCTGAAAGTGTAATCATATGATGCCCTAGGGAATACGCTGATCAGCCTGCGGGAGTTGAGGTCCCAGCTCACCGGTTGCGATCTTTTCCAAACAATGAGAACAGAGACAATCCTGATACCGCGCCGCAATCCAATCCATCTGCGGCTCGGTAATGCCGACTTTTCCGCACCAACACTGGTATCCGCCACACTCGAACACGTGGCCGCAGCGCTCGCAAGTCTTCCGGATCGGTCCTCTCAAAATTCCACTCCTGGTTGCGCCTTGATGCCTTTTCGGAAGGGATGCTTCACTTGCTTCATCTCCGTCACCAGATCGGCCTCTTCCAGAAGGGCCGCCGGTCCTCCTCGACCGGTGATCACCACATGTTGCATCGTGGGACGGTCGCGAAGCGCCGGTAATACCTCTTCAAGGCGGACATAGTCGCACTGCAGCGCGATATTGAATTCGTCGAGGACGACCATGGCATAGGACGCATCGCGCAGGAATTCACAAGCCGTGTTCCACGCCTGTTGCGCGAACTGGATGTCTCGCGCGCGATCTTGAGTTTCCCAGGTATAGCCTTCTCCCATCCGGAGGAAGACCACTCGATCGCCGAAAGATTTCAGCGCGCGCTCTTCCGCCGTGTCGATGGCACCTTTGATGAATTGCACGACCGCGACCTTCCAGCCATGCCCGATGCAGCGCAACACCATCCCAAACGCGGCGGTCGTCTTTCCTTTGCCGGCGCCGGTATAGACGATCAAAAGGCCTTTCTCCTGTTGCGCCTCCTCGATACGCCGATCAACCGACGCCTTAAGCCGTGCCATTCTCGCTTGATGTTCGACTTGATTCGTCATGATGAACCCTTACCTCTGGCCATCCGAACGGTTGACTGACGAGCAGCCTCCACCAGCGCTGTCCCGACTTGTGGTCGGCCGGCAAAATGCAAATGGGTGTAGAGCGCCAGTACGTTTTCCTTCATGAGTCCATCCTGTCCCTTCAAAAATCCTTCCGCATCCCTCGATGCGCAGGCATACTGCAGCGGTCCCTTCGCAACCAGCGTGGAATAGTGAAACTCATGGCCTCGCGCCGTGACGCCGACTTCACCCAGGATGCAGCGCCGTGAACATTCCACTGTTCGGTATCCCAACGTGAGGCCGGGTTTCCGCATGACCGCTTGGGCCGGAAAGATGCCGACCATTTCATGCGGACGTCCGTCGAAATCGCGGATGGACTCCGTGAGATACATCAATCCGCCACATTCCGCGTAGATCACGCCGCCTCGTTCGGCAAATCGCCTGACGGCTGCGCGCATAGCGCGGTTCTCGGCCAACGTTGCGCCATACACTTCCGGATATCCGCCGCCAAGATAGAGCATCTCGACGTCCGGCAAGGTAACATCCCTCAACGGAGAAAAGGTGATTAGTTCGGCGCCCGCCGCTTCCAGCGACTCAAGATTGTCCGGATAGTAAAAACAAAACGCCTGATCCTGCGCCACTCCGATTCGAACCGTACGCCCCTGACTCTTGATCACCGGTGGAGACAGGGCTTCCGGCAACGTGCCAGTCGAATGGGCAAGGGTTTCGATACGATCCAGATCGATCGTCTCCAGCGCGGCCTTCGCCAAGCGATGATAGAGCCGACCATCGCCTTGTTCCATGGCCATGACCAGCCCAAGATGCCGATCCGGAATGGTCAGGGCAACGTCCGGACGCAAGTACCCGACAGGGATCACTTCCGTCTCTCGTTCCACGGCCGCTTTCAACAGCTGGTAATGGCCGTCGCTCCCGACCCGATTGAACAAGACCCCTGCCACGCGTAGGGCAGGATCGAAACGCGCATAGCCCGCCACCATCGCGGCGGCGGAACGGGCCATGGCGCTTCCATCGACGACGAGCAGCACCGGGGCATTCAATTGCTTCGCCAATTCCGCCGTGCTGCCGATCTCGTTCACCGGAGAGCTGCCGTCAAACAGCCCCATCATCCCTTCGATCATGGAGATATCCGCATCGGCCGCGGCGCGGGCGAAGATCGAACGATTACGCTCCGGCCCGAGCATCCACCCGTCAAGATTTCGAGAGAGGCGGCCTGTGGCCGCCCGATGATGACTTGGATCGATAAAGTCCGGCCCCGCTTTGAACGGCTGGACCAGGCGGCCTTGCTCGCGCAAGGCCGCCAGAATCGCCAACGTCGCCGTCGTTTTTCCGACGCCGCTTGATGTGCCTGCAATGACCAATCGTGGATACTGTTTCATGCGACGTTAGAGCGGCAGATCGTAATTGATCCGCACCCCTCCGAAAATCGACCGAATCGGTGTGCCGAAAAACAGGGTCTCTTCGTATTTCTCGTTGAAGATGTTGTCCAACCGGAGATAGGCCTGCACGGACTTCGTCACGTCATAGCTCGCGGACAGATTCCAGACCACGAACGACGGAGTCGGATTGCCGTTCCCCACATTGCCGAACCGTTCCCCGACATAGCGTCCCTCCAGATTGGCCTGCACACTTTCGACGGGCTGATAGCTGAGGACCGTCGAAATTTGATGGAGCGGCCACTTGGGAAGACGTGCATCCGATCCGCTACTGACATCCCGCGTCGCGGCGTACGTATACTGGATGAGCAGGTCCAAATTCTTCATCCAAGGGCCGTCACGATAGAGTTTCAGCTTCGTGCTCACTTCCACACCTTCCGCTTTGGCCAACCCGACGTTCTGCGCGCAAAACCCAAACGAGCCGGGAGCCGTACAAACGCCTGGGTCGAAGATCGACAAGATCAAGTTGCGGTACCGCGTCCAAAAGTAGCCGACGCTGATGCTGCCTCGATCATTCGGCAATGCCTGTTCGATCGCCACATCCAGCGCTTGGCTTTTTTCAGGCTTCAGATTTGGGTTGCCGAATCCAGGGAAAAACAGCTGGTTGATCGTGGGGGCGCGAAAACCGGTCGCATAGCTGCCTCGCAACTTCGTCCCGGTTTCCTTGACCAGATATCCCCCGGTCACTCGATAGGTCGTTGCGCTTCCGAATACATTGTACTCATCCTGGCGGACCCCTGCCGTTCCAAACACTCGGTCCCACAGATTCAACTGGGCCTCTCCAAACCCGGCATGGCTGCTGACGGATCTGTTCTCGAATACCGTCGTGTTTGTGATGAGATCACGATTGTCTCCCCTCTGTTCTCGAAACTGATACCCTGCGGTCAACTTGAGGGGTTT includes:
- the cobD gene encoding threonine-phosphate decarboxylase CobD encodes the protein MARLNGRGHGGDIYAAARELGRDSTEICDFSASINPLGPSPHVWRAIARSKHLLSHYPDPDCWDLRQALAAFWQIDPEQIVVGNGSTELIDALPRALGIHRLLVVQPTFSEYTAAMVRAKKQAASLCADRRDQYAIPIDRLCHVMKTGRSDGRLIDGIVLCHPNSPTGQACSADDIARLATAARQKGLWLVIDEAFADYCPDRSVLPHAASWPHVVILRSMTKFYALPGLRVGYAVATRITARRLQRQLPPWSVSAMGQVAALAAVNDAPHARKSLRFMARERERLRALLTALPGCVVMPTYANYFLVELPRGWHASDMTERLRSRGLLIRDCSSVLGANSRSIRLAVRSVQDNDRIVQAIARQLHRGVL
- the cbiB gene encoding adenosylcobinamide-phosphate synthase CbiB, whose translation is MTGGEFLLAAALDGVCGDPRWLPHPVRMMGRCIAWLDHRVRKVCRSRAGLRMAGVCLAGGLPITTYCLGVIMIEEVERVAWWMGSALSIALASTTLAARDLWDHVRAVDDALQAGDLPAARGAVAMIVGRDTAELSESEVARATVETVAESAADGVIAPLLYLAIGGVPLALAYKAVNTLDSMIGHRDERYADLGWASARLDDLANWIPARLSAVLLLLGAGLVTRQLERIRNGWRVLARDGRLHPSPNSGRPEAAMAGILGVRLGGTNFYDGIAQDRPVLGAEGRSAAPKDIRLAATIMVAASALGVCLALGSRWLV
- a CDS encoding adenosylcobinamide-GDP ribazoletransferase: MKDGESDPGAANVTAGLPSTSGHPANRPLGDGVSRVTCHLCGSFIIAWHFLTTIPLSRAHHEPTAPELAASMAWYPVVGLLIGGGLSAVDFGLTTMFSTVVVNVLLIVLLVLFTRGLHQDGLADTLDGLAGGRTPAERLSIMRDPRIGAIGATGLFLSLILRYAGLMALPAELRFPAVLCMPAVGRWAMVTLAWISPYARSEGGLAAPFLTHLSWRHAAISTGVLTMALAGGFGAVGACLILLAGALIVLVGWWACRSWFGGITGDTLGAVNEAMEILFLILVPLLLRLP
- the cobT gene encoding nicotinate-nucleotide--dimethylbenzimidazole phosphoribosyltransferase, whose product is MMVIQDVCRGIQPLNQDVRAKAKTWLDRLTKPLGSLGRLEELAASYVTMTGELKPNVPRGMVFTFAADHGVALEGVSAYPREVTFQMVLNFLRGGAGVNVLARHAGVAVRVVDIGVDCEFGTVAGLLDRKIMKGTGNIFSEPAMTRDQAERAVTVGMELAADAVREGIGLIGTGEMGIGNTTPSAAITAVMTGRPAADVTGRGTGIDESGRARKVAVIEQALALHHPDPADPLAVLAKVGGLEIGGLAGLMLGAAEARIPVVLDGFIAGAAALIAVGLQPLCREYLIASHRSAEQGHRVILDYLRLKPLLDLDLRLGEGTGACLGMDLVCAAIKIYTEMATFDEAGVSSKA
- the cobU gene encoding bifunctional adenosylcobinamide kinase/adenosylcobinamide-phosphate guanylyltransferase; this translates as MSPRKPSKGQPTRRATSRIILVLGGASSGKSEAALKLAGSRGPRAFVATGQGLDDEMAARIARHQATRSADWETVEEPLDPEAWFAAQGPRYRTILFDCVTLWLSNLVGTGLDESVVLARAETLVRRMRATAARVVIVSNELGFGLVPAEPATRAFRDLAGRMNQQIAAGADEVHLVVSGISLRLK
- a CDS encoding cob(I)yrinic acid a,c-diamide adenosyltransferase, translating into MRITKVYTRTGDAGKTRLAGGQQVWKDSLRVDAYGTIDELNASIGVARVLNADAVDEHRAAAQLETELRWVQNKLFDVGSILATAPGQTFNNMPQVSAKDVTRVEKMIDRCQKDLEPLKEFILPGGGKVSGFLHQARTVCRRAERLCVALSKTEPVDSTIIKFVNRLSDALFVLARWVAKTQGEPEFLWERDVAEKAE
- the bluB gene encoding 5,6-dimethylbenzimidazole synthase, producing MRRKTSIVRAARSSRDKKLSEIGRDRERDGHHQAFSTVERTAVYRAIFERRDVRRNFLATPISDAVMMRLLTAAHHAGSVGFMQPWDFVVIRNRATKRAVKDLFVEANTAASARYAGAKGALYRQLKLEGIEEAPINLCITCSRRRGGANVLGRSTVRATDLYSTCCAVQNLWLAARAEGIGVGWVSILDHEKLKRVIGVPQSVTVLAYLCIGYVSKFEEQPDLQAAGWRSRIPIDQLIHQEAWGNRIQVKRGDGDAHHQGLYKNGRRGKN
- a CDS encoding cysteine-rich CWC family protein; amino-acid sequence: MRGPIRKTCERCGHVFECGGYQCWCGKVGITEPQMDWIAARYQDCLCSHCLEKIATGELGPQLPQADQRIP
- the cobO gene encoding cob(I)yrinic acid a,c-diamide adenosyltransferase, with the translated sequence MTNQVEHQARMARLKASVDRRIEEAQQEKGLLIVYTGAGKGKTTAAFGMVLRCIGHGWKVAVVQFIKGAIDTAEERALKSFGDRVVFLRMGEGYTWETQDRARDIQFAQQAWNTACEFLRDASYAMVVLDEFNIALQCDYVRLEEVLPALRDRPTMQHVVITGRGGPAALLEEADLVTEMKQVKHPFRKGIKAQPGVEF
- a CDS encoding cobyrinate a,c-diamide synthase, with the protein product MKQYPRLVIAGTSSGVGKTTATLAILAALREQGRLVQPFKAGPDFIDPSHHRAATGRLSRNLDGWMLGPERNRSIFARAAADADISMIEGMMGLFDGSSPVNEIGSTAELAKQLNAPVLLVVDGSAMARSAAAMVAGYARFDPALRVAGVLFNRVGSDGHYQLLKAAVERETEVIPVGYLRPDVALTIPDRHLGLVMAMEQGDGRLYHRLAKAALETIDLDRIETLAHSTGTLPEALSPPVIKSQGRTVRIGVAQDQAFCFYYPDNLESLEAAGAELITFSPLRDVTLPDVEMLYLGGGYPEVYGATLAENRAMRAAVRRFAERGGVIYAECGGLMYLTESIRDFDGRPHEMVGIFPAQAVMRKPGLTLGYRTVECSRRCILGEVGVTARGHEFHYSTLVAKGPLQYACASRDAEGFLKGQDGLMKENVLALYTHLHFAGRPQVGTALVEAARQSTVRMARGKGSS